The genomic window CGGTGAATCCACTGATTTCAATGAAAGCGGGGTTAACGTAGGTAATACGACCTTGTAGGTCCGTCTTAGTAACTAAATCTTGACCAGGTACCAGCGGAACGCGGCGGTCTGTTACAGGAGTATTATTCCTCATTGTTGTTCTCCTCGAACAAGGTGTCCATTAAGCAACGTTGTCGTTTATCGTCGGGGTTAATTCTTGAGATGTTAATAGTTCATCAACGTCTAACAAAATCAGCATTTTTTCATCAGAAGTTGCCAAGCCAATAATAAATTCATCGTCAATGACGCTAATTTTACTTGGCGCAGCTTTTATTTCGTGTTCAGCAATGTCGTAAGTTTCGGCGAATGCATCCACTAACAGTCCCATTAATCTTGAGCGTTCACCGTCATCTATCTTTAAAACAATAACAATCCGGTTCTTTAAACTGTCGTCTTTTGGCAGTGAAAAACGGGTGCGCAAATTGATAATTGGAATAATTTGGCCACGTAAATTCGTTACTCCTTCTACATAGTCAGGGCTGTTAGGAACCAAGGTTGCTTGAGTCCAGTCGCGGATCTCCTGCACCTTTAAAATGTCGGTTGCATATTCTTCACCCGCCAAAATAAATGACAAAAATTGGCGGTTGTTACTCGTCACATCGATTTGTTGATTTTCCGTCATGC from Psychrobium sp. MM17-31 includes these protein-coding regions:
- a CDS encoding chemotaxis protein CheW, encoding MTENQQIDVTSNNRQFLSFILAGEEYATDILKVQEIRDWTQATLVPNSPDYVEGVTNLRGQIIPIINLRTRFSLPKDDSLKNRIVIVLKIDDGERSRLMGLLVDAFAETYDIAEHEIKAAPSKISVIDDEFIIGLATSDEKMLILLDVDELLTSQELTPTINDNVA